One genomic window of Candidatus Aenigmatarchaeota archaeon includes the following:
- a CDS encoding SMC-Scp complex subunit ScpB, which produces MRRKTVEAALFLASGPITAADLVSIVECSAAELEDEILALKEKYGEDSGIKLIDANQSYQFIVNPLIVHKVKQLSPYRDLSPGLVKALSIIAFKGPLKQSLLVNTVGNRAYEYTGELEKRGLITAKKEGRTRILKVTKLFVDYFGQAPEKRNLEKFLDSPKAAEALDKIASEGEEGPEGGGIEKLKKTKKPEPLGDDQLIAEQEMYDEAEEIRGEETVTDEFDELEQN; this is translated from the coding sequence ATGAGGAGAAAGACAGTTGAAGCCGCGCTTTTCCTGGCGTCGGGCCCCATAACTGCCGCAGATTTGGTGAGTATTGTCGAGTGTTCTGCAGCCGAGCTGGAGGATGAAATCCTGGCGCTAAAGGAGAAATACGGCGAGGATTCGGGCATAAAGCTGATAGATGCAAACCAGAGCTACCAGTTTATCGTAAACCCCCTGATTGTCCACAAGGTAAAGCAGCTTTCCCCTTACAGGGACCTGTCCCCTGGGCTCGTAAAAGCCCTTTCCATTATTGCCTTCAAAGGCCCCCTTAAGCAATCCCTCCTCGTAAACACTGTCGGAAACCGCGCTTATGAGTACACCGGCGAGCTTGAGAAACGGGGTCTTATAACTGCCAAAAAGGAAGGCAGGACCAGAATACTCAAAGTTACAAAGCTATTTGTCGATTACTTCGGCCAGGCGCCGGAGAAGAGAAACCTGGAGAAGTTCCTTGACAGCCCCAAGGCAGCTGAAGCCCTGGACAAAATCGCTTCTGAGGGCGAGGAAGGGCCTGAAGGGGGAGGAATCGAGAAGCTTAAAAAGACCAAAAAGCCGGAGCCCCTTGGAGACGACCAGCTGATAGCCGAGCAGGAGATGTATGACGAAGCAGAGGAAATCAGGGGAGAGGAAACTGTGACTGACGAATTTGACGAGCTTGAGCAGAATTAA
- a CDS encoding YbjQ family protein translates to MENTTSGHPAGYGSAMLSAAYTGAPAYNGDMIVSTTFYVPGYEIVDTLGSVMGNTVRTRWFGQDIWQGIKSILGGELKGYTELYANSRREAEERCRKEARDLGANAIIDMTYDDQPVLDGTEFRVTGTAVVVKKTGKKTSKVSEKEGMPEELKATGV, encoded by the coding sequence ATGGAAAACACAACGTCAGGTCACCCTGCAGGTTATGGAAGCGCGATGCTGAGTGCTGCGTACACAGGGGCACCTGCGTACAATGGAGATATGATTGTTTCGACCACATTTTATGTGCCCGGCTACGAGATTGTCGATACTCTTGGAAGCGTCATGGGAAACACAGTGCGGACAAGGTGGTTTGGGCAGGACATCTGGCAGGGAATAAAATCAATTCTGGGGGGTGAACTTAAGGGCTATACCGAGCTTTACGCCAATTCCAGAAGGGAAGCGGAGGAAAGGTGCAGGAAGGAAGCCCGGGACCTTGGAGCAAACGCGATAATTGACATGACCTACGATGACCAGCCGGTGCTCGACGGGACAGAATTCCGGGTCACTGGAACTGCAGTTGTCGTGAAGAAAACTGGCAAAAAAACATCAAAGGTTTCAGAAAAGGAAGGCATGCCTGAAGAACTGAAAGCGACAGGAGTATAG
- a CDS encoding rhodanese-like domain-containing protein, producing MADVNAKDLHKKLKDYLKKCIIVDIRSPEEYEEEHIDGAINIPLETLVDNIGKLDKKKQIIAVCLTGLRSKRAVNILTLKGFNAGIVEGGMIEWRRALGPAYFAAMAGEGEGE from the coding sequence ATGGCGGACGTTAACGCAAAAGACCTTCACAAGAAGCTGAAGGATTACCTGAAAAAATGCATTATTGTTGACATCAGGAGCCCGGAAGAATACGAGGAGGAGCATATTGACGGGGCGATTAACATCCCTCTTGAAACGCTTGTCGATAATATTGGAAAGCTCGACAAAAAGAAGCAGATAATTGCAGTTTGCCTCACAGGCCTTCGTTCAAAGCGAGCGGTAAACATTCTCACTCTAAAGGGCTTTAACGCCGGCATAGTGGAAGGCGGAATGATTGAGTGGAGGCGAGCCCTTGGCCCTGCCTACTTTGCAGCGATGGCTGGTGAAGGGGAGGGAGAATAA
- a CDS encoding MBL fold metallo-hydrolase has protein sequence MEITFLGTGDPLGMPCLTCKCDFCTAAKENPEKERLRPSILVKEDGKNYLFDCSPDFRLQMLRNEIDKLDAIFITHCHFDHLLGIFDLSVTSYLKQKRIPVYLSNACMEFVKETHPWIDVDLISFNSSQALHFGSLTIIPIKVEHTSLADTHGFAVQSKGKKLIYLPDFRSLPEKDSDLLKDSNAAVLDGQYILGKYLDDDDHLGGPELIRQIQRISPSEIYLMAVSEHWMKKTEEEILSQLPKNFHIPRDQQTVKL, from the coding sequence ATGGAGATTACCTTTCTTGGTACCGGCGACCCCTTGGGGATGCCCTGCCTTACATGCAAATGCGATTTCTGCACGGCTGCCAAAGAAAACCCGGAAAAAGAGCGGCTTCGGCCCTCGATTCTGGTAAAGGAAGACGGGAAAAATTACCTCTTTGACTGCTCGCCGGACTTCCGGCTTCAGATGCTTCGGAACGAAATTGACAAACTGGACGCGATATTTATCACGCACTGCCATTTTGACCACCTGTTAGGAATATTTGACTTGTCGGTAACAAGCTATCTTAAGCAAAAAAGGATTCCAGTTTACCTAAGCAATGCTTGTATGGAATTTGTTAAAGAGACTCACCCCTGGATTGACGTTGATCTTATTTCATTTAACAGCAGCCAGGCTCTGCATTTTGGCAGCCTAACAATAATCCCTATTAAAGTCGAGCACACGAGTCTGGCAGACACGCACGGCTTTGCAGTCCAGTCCAAAGGCAAAAAACTCATCTATCTACCAGACTTCAGGTCTCTTCCGGAAAAGGATTCAGACCTCCTCAAAGACTCCAATGCCGCTGTGCTTGACGGGCAATACATACTTGGAAAGTACCTAGACGACGATGACCACCTTGGAGGGCCTGAACTCATCCGTCAGATTCAGAGAATAAGCCCCTCTGAAATCTATCTTATGGCAGTGTCCGAGCACTGGATGAAAAAGACCGAAGAAGAGATTCTTAGCCAACTTCCAAAGAATTTCCATATACCAAGAGACCAGCAGACTGTCAAACTCTGA
- a CDS encoding pyridoxamine 5'-phosphate oxidase family protein → MGWKYEFDEGKELVLATSSKIGQPNANIVVSLGFVDGGLLIADCQMDTTIKNLQENPEVCLISGYLRVKGKAEIFPAGKYFDMCSEKSKDYKVKNAILVSIWDVFDLDKVKKVL, encoded by the coding sequence ATGGGCTGGAAATACGAGTTTGACGAAGGAAAAGAGTTGGTGCTTGCCACAAGCTCAAAAATCGGGCAGCCAAATGCCAACATCGTCGTGTCTCTTGGATTCGTGGATGGCGGCCTCCTTATAGCTGACTGCCAGATGGACACCACGATAAAGAACCTCCAGGAAAATCCGGAAGTCTGCCTTATCTCAGGGTACCTCCGGGTGAAGGGAAAGGCAGAGATTTTTCCCGCGGGAAAGTATTTTGACATGTGCTCTGAGAAATCAAAGGACTATAAGGTAAAAAACGCAATCCTTGTTTCCATCTGGGATGTTTTCGACCTAGATAAGGTAAAGAAAGTCCTGTGA
- a CDS encoding SET domain-containing protein: MKTDEVIVKKSFIQGKGIFALRDFKMGEIVTHWDTSKELSEEEFEKLSDEEREYVSFFQGKYVLMQEPERYQNHSCQANTTVKDFCDVAVRDIRKGEEITGNYEEVLPGGMEMECSCKSRDCRKIIRPKKQLK; the protein is encoded by the coding sequence ATGAAAACAGACGAGGTAATTGTCAAAAAGTCTTTCATACAAGGCAAAGGAATATTTGCTCTCAGAGACTTTAAGATGGGCGAGATAGTAACTCACTGGGACACCTCAAAAGAGCTCTCAGAAGAAGAATTTGAAAAGCTCTCTGATGAAGAGAGAGAGTATGTCTCTTTTTTTCAAGGGAAATATGTACTGATGCAGGAGCCAGAGCGGTACCAAAACCATTCCTGCCAGGCAAACACAACGGTTAAGGATTTCTGCGATGTTGCTGTCAGAGACATAAGGAAAGGAGAAGAGATTACCGGGAACTATGAAGAGGTTCTTCCAGGAGGGATGGAAATGGAGTGTAGTTGCAAAAGCAGGGATTGCCGGAAGATTATCAGGCCAAAAAAGCAGCTAAAGTAG
- a CDS encoding adenylyltransferase/cytidyltransferase family protein yields MELGEIDIKIHKKIVTDYDELKKYVDAHRVLKHRIVCTIGSFDMLHIGHVRYLLKAKQSGDILVVGADSDPAIKRYKGEERPIIPLEERMEMLAYQVPVDLVTVIEDVDEKGNWQFGLLKAIKPDVYIAVEDSYPPEQIAEIKKHCKELKVLPRQATTSTSHTIEKAVKIRGSRVLERLKNAITDVETILEGNKKCPN; encoded by the coding sequence ATGGAACTTGGAGAAATCGACATCAAGATTCACAAGAAAATAGTCACAGATTACGATGAGCTGAAAAAGTATGTCGATGCCCACAGGGTTTTAAAGCACAGGATTGTATGCACTATCGGCTCATTTGACATGCTCCACATAGGCCACGTCAGGTACCTTCTCAAGGCAAAGCAAAGCGGAGATATTCTGGTGGTCGGCGCCGACAGCGACCCTGCCATAAAGAGATACAAGGGCGAGGAGAGGCCAATCATACCTCTCGAAGAGCGCATGGAGATGCTTGCCTACCAGGTGCCCGTTGACCTTGTAACCGTAATAGAGGATGTCGATGAAAAGGGAAATTGGCAGTTCGGGCTCCTGAAGGCGATAAAGCCGGATGTTTACATTGCAGTCGAGGACAGCTACCCTCCAGAACAGATAGCGGAGATAAAAAAGCACTGCAAGGAGTTAAAGGTCCTCCCGCGGCAGGCAACGACCTCAACGTCGCACACAATCGAAAAGGCAGTAAAAATCCGGGGAAGCAGGGTTTTGGAGCGGCTGAAAAACGCCATAACCGACGTGGAGACTATTCTTGAAGGGAACAAAAAATGCCCAAACTGA